Proteins encoded within one genomic window of Agelaius phoeniceus isolate bAgePho1 chromosome 9, bAgePho1.hap1, whole genome shotgun sequence:
- the LOC129123492 gene encoding vertebrate ancient opsin-like — protein sequence MDAFRAFENGSLLPSYFAPARWDPFRRPLDSIQAWQFRLLAAVMLLVTSLSLAENLAVILVTFKFKQLRQPVNYIIVNLSVADFLVSLTGGTISFLTNLKGYFFMGYWTCVLEGFAVTFFGIVALWSLALLAFERYVVICRPLRNARLRGKHAALGIVFVWSFSFIWTIPPTAGWSSYTPSKIGTTCEPNWYSGAYADRTYIITFFTTCFIIPLLVILGSYGKLVQKLKKVSDAQGRLGTTRRPERQVTRMVVFMIIAFLICWMPYATFSILVTAYPSIELDPRLAAIPAFFSKTATVYNPIIYVFMNKQFRQCLIQLFSCSAIGTAESNMNLTSERAVLSQDRRGSEMAPMAAHSTISKRKTGDKHRSQQPLSLLTASENKTCPT from the exons ATGGATGCATTCAGAGCATTTGAAAATGGGTCGCTCTTGCCCAGTTACTTTGCTCCTGCCAGATGGGATCCCTTCCGTCGTCCCTTGGACTCCATCCAGGCCTGGCAATTCAGGCTTCTGGCAGCAGTAATGTTGTTGGTGACCTCCCTGTCACTTGCTGAGAACCTGGCTGTAATCCTGGTAACTTTTAAGTTCAAGCAATTGAGACAACCTGTCAATTATATTATAGTCAATTTGTCTGTGGCTGATTTCCTGGTCTCACTGACTGGTGGTACTATCAGCTTTTTAACAAATCTAAAAGGTTATTTTTTTATGGGATACTGGACTTGCGTATTGGAAGGATTTGCTGTCACATTTTTTG GCATTGTGGCTCTCTGGTCTCTTGCTCTGCTGGCTTTTGAGCGGTACGTTGTGATCTGCCGCCCCCTGAGAAATGCGCGCTTGAGGGGGAAGCATGCAGCTCTAGGAATTGTCTTTGTGTGGAGTTTTTCCTTCATTTGGACCATTCCACCAACAGCTGGTTGGAGCAGTTACACCCCCAGTAAGATTGGAACTACTTGTGAGCCTAACTG GTACTCAGGAGCTTATGCTGACCGTACATACATTATTACGTTCTTCACCACCTGTTTTATAATACCCTTATTGGTGATTTTGGGATCCTATGGAAAATTGGTGCAGAAGTTAAAAAAG GTGTCAGATGCACAAGGCAGGCTGGGAACTACCAGGAGACCTGAAAGACAAGTGACTAGAATGGTTGTTTTTATGATCATCGCCTTTCTAATCTGCTGGATGCCATACGCTACCTTTTCTATCCTAGTCACTGCATATCCCTCCATTGAGCTGGATCCTCGTCTGGCAGCAATTCCggccttcttttccaaaacAGCCACCGTTTATAATCCAATTATTTATGTCTTTATGAACAAACAG TTCAGACAGTGTCTGATTCAATTGTTCAGTTGCAGTGCCATAGGAACTGCAGAGTCCAACATGAACCTGACTTCAGAGAGAGCAGTGCTAAGCCAGGACAGAAGAGGCAGCGAGATGGCCCCCATGGCAGCTCATAGCACCATTTCTAAGAGGAAAACCGGAGACAAACACAGAAGCCAACAACCTTTGTCTCTGTTGACagcttcagaaaacaaaacctgtCCCACGTAG